The following are encoded in a window of Bos indicus x Bos taurus breed Angus x Brahman F1 hybrid chromosome 4, Bos_hybrid_MaternalHap_v2.0, whole genome shotgun sequence genomic DNA:
- the LOC113890889 gene encoding hyaluronidase PH-20-like, translated as MSLKDAGSGSVTVTDEATCKTLLKQEARRIIFKYISSLYIFIHQSGFIPYFLFCVYILHQILDKPKCVGEKKCKSLLFAVGMLRHQHISFRNFVGSNGAPQAVFTFLLVPCCLALNFTAPPLIPNIPFLWAWNAPTNHCAEIFSMPPDLGLFSLVGSPQKDVTGQPITLFYADRLGYYPKINERTGVHKNGGIPQVASLKKHLDKAEKDIAYYMPIDNVGLAVIDWENWRPTWVRNWKPKDVYKKASIELVLQQNRHFTLKEATKRAKADFEKAAKSFMQETLKLGKFLRPNHLWGYYLFPDCYNHHYHQANYNGSCFDEEKRRNDALNWLWKESTALYPSVYLNTKLKSSPQARLFVRNRVQEAIRLSKVVNIRSPLPVFVYTRPVFSDMSSKFLSQDDLVSTIGESIALGASGIIMWGSFNLSLTKQSCMNLSNYLNTILNPYIINVTLAAKMCSQVLCHEEGVCTRKHWNSTDYLHLNPMNFAIQRRKYGKYTIHGKPTLEDLLQFSENFYCSCYANIHCKKRDIKNIHTINVCFAEDVCINASLNSDRSKHSSSQKDISSTTFSTVSSSTPTAKVSARVPGKDHVSLKIRHPGEALSNTIQRGHKSVDWKNIFRQLYFQNIKNETNY; from the exons ATGAGTCTGAAAGATGCAGGTTCTGGATCTGTCACTG ttacaGATGAAGCAACTTGCAAAACATTGCTAAAACAAGAAGCaagaagaataatatttaaatacatatcatCATTATACATTTTTATCCATCAAAGTGGCTTCATTCCATACTTTCTCTTCTGTGTTTATATCTTACATCAAATATTAGATAAACCAAAGTGTGTAGGAGAAAAAAAGTGCAAATCATTACTTTTTGCAGTGGGAATGCTAAGGCACCAGCATATCTCTTTTAGGAACTTTGTTGGGTCCAATGGAGCACCCCAGGCAGTGTTCACCTTCCTTCTGGTTCCATGTTGTTTGGCTTTGAACTTTACAGCACCCCCTCTCATTCCAAATATTCCTTTCCTGTGGGCCTGGAATGCCCCAACTAACCATTGTGCTGAAATATTTAGCATGCCTCCAGATCTGGGCCTCTTCTCCTTAGTAGGAAGCCCCCAAAAAGATGTTACAGGACAACCTATTACATTATTTTATGCTGATAGGCTTGGCTACTATCCTAAGATAAATGAAAGAACAGGTGTCCATAAGAATGGTGGAATTCCTCAGGTGGCttccttaaaaaaacatttgGACAAAGCTGAAAAAGACATTGCCTATTACATGCCAATCGACAACGTGGGCTTGGCGGTCATTGACTGGGAAAACTGGAGGCCTACCTGGGTAAGAAACTGGAAACCTAAAGATGTTTACAAGAAGGCGTCTATTGAGTTGGTTCTGCAACAAAATAGACACTTTACTTTGAAAGAGGCTACCAAGAGAGCAAAAgcggattttgaaaaggcagcaaAGAGCTTCATGCAAGAGactttaaaattgggaaagtttCTTCGGCCAAACCACTTATGGGGTTATTATCTTTTTCCTGATTGTTACAATCATCATTATCACCAAGCTAATTACAATGGAAGTTGCTTtgatgaagagaaaagaagaaatgatgcaCTCAATTGGTTGTGGAAGGAAAGCACTGCCCTTTACCCCTCTGTTTATTTGAATACCAAGCTAAAATCTTCTCCACAAGCTAGACTCTTTGTTCGTAATCGTGTTCAGGAAGCCATTCGATTGTCTAAAGTTGTCAATATTAGAAGTCCACTTCCGGTTTTTGTATACACCCGTCCAGTTTTTAGTGATATGTCTTCAAAATTCCTTTCTCAG GATGACCTTGTGAGTACAATTGGTGAGAGCATTGCTCTAGGTGCTTCTGGAATTATAATGTGGGGAAGCTTCAACTTAAGCCTAACTAAG CAATCTTGCATGAACCTAAGCAATTACTTGAATACTATACTGAATCCTTATATAATCAACGTCACTCTAGCAGCCAAAATGTGTAGCCAAGTGTTGTGCCACGAGGAAGGAGTGTGTACAAGGAAACACTGGAATTCAACCGACTATCTTCACCTGAACCCAATGAATTTTGCTATTCAAAGGCGGAAATATGGAAAATACACCATACATGGGAAACCCACACTTGAAGACCTGCtacaattttctgaaaatttttattgcagttgttatgccaacatccactgtaaaaaaagagatataaaaaaCATTCATACTATTAATGTATGTTTTGCTGAAGATGTTTGTATAAACGCTTCTCTAAACTCAGACCGCAGTAAGCACTCTTCTAGCCAGAAAGATATATCTTCTACCACTTTTAGCACTGTCTCATCCTCCACACCGACTGCCAAAGTGTCTGCACGTGTTCCTGGGAAAGATCATGTGTCCCTCAAAATCAGGCATCCAGGGGAAGCCCTCTCCAACACCATCCAAAGGGGCCATAAGAGTGTtgactggaaaaatatattccgtCAGTTATactttcaaaacattaaaaatgaaacaaactattaa